One region of Culex pipiens pallens isolate TS chromosome 2, TS_CPP_V2, whole genome shotgun sequence genomic DNA includes:
- the LOC120421371 gene encoding uncharacterized protein DDB_G0271670 produces MFTNWLAPPPTTSLPPDTIIEVGPPPFTRYAAHSALVSAHSGYLRAALRSDSSTGSTTAETIPIYVPNVTAEQFTPLLAYMYTGFLDLNIENIFGVLLATHILHMPRALELCRAFLSASQQQQQQQQQSENYFSGLNAISAVASKPKLEAETSKVVRPIASKATGIGLNFIAPPTSHILLPSTHTPFKSLSGVGLVGPTVATSVDTKRDSFSPPGSVKLTELTESSIATATPEEPPKPSKEHQLPPTTSHKRSSKSLKRASSSKSDSVVTTASKDSTNNSNNDKGVIVDIASCDGPVRFRRVLNDSYGINTANNNKTICTPDESSKGGNSRYMSTSFHQQMVRNINERKQAASSLASGESYTSSKDENSQDTNRPHSPQSASTTTTTNTIASTTTTTGETYNCVYCKHTFKSQYCYQKHAKRHLIPLSLEVGGGVQPDPEVDSEGHGEKQPTSLSSSSSVVRHAKSHHAAKREVKPLDMNVQYYPCKTCGSKFPSYYFVHKHRKMCHADEEVL; encoded by the exons ATGTTCACGAATTGGCTTGCACCTCCGCCCACAACGAGTCTACCGCCGGACACAATAATTGAGGTTGGCCCGCCACCCTTCACCCGGTATGCCGCGCACAGTGCCCTGGTGTCGGCCCACAGTGGCTACCTGCGGGCGGCGTTGCGTTCCGACAGTTCAACCGGAAGCACCACTGCAGAAACAATCCCCATCTACGTCCCGAACGTGACCGCAGAGCAGTTCACGCCGCTGCTGGCCTACATGTACACCGGATTTCTGGACCTGAATATCGAAAACATTTTCGGCGTCCTGTTGGCCACTCACATTCTGCATATGCCACGAGCTCTGGAGCTGTGCCGAGCCTTTCTATCTGCCagtcagcagcaacagcagcagcagcagcagtcggaGAATTATTTCAGTGGCCTGAATGCCATATCCGCTGTGGCGTCCAAACCTAAGCTCGAAGCCGAAACGAGCAAGGTGGTACGACCAATCGCCAGCAAAGCGACCGGAATTGGGCTGAATTTCATCGCACCACCCACGTCCCACATCCTACTGCCGAGCACTCACACCCCGTTCAAGAGTCTGTCCGGGGTTGGCCTCGTTGGTCCGACGGTGGCCACGAGCGTAGACACCAAACGTGACTCATTCTCACCTCCTGGGAGCGTCAAATTGACAGAATTGACTGAAAGTTCGATTGCCACAGCTACGCCGGAAGAACCGCCCAAACCCTCCAAGGAGCACCAACTGCCACCGACCACCAGCCATAAACGGTCATCAAAATCCCTCAAACGAGCCTCGTCCAGCAAATCAGACTCGGTTGTAACGACGGCATCCAAAGATTCcaccaacaacagcaacaacgacAAGGGCGTAATCGTAGACATTGCGAGCTGCGACGGTCCGGTGCGATTCCGACGCGTTCTCAACGACAGTTACGGAATCAACAccgccaacaacaacaaaaccatcTGCACTCCCGACGAGTCGTCCAAGGGTGGCAACTCGCGCTACATGAGCACATCCTTCCATCAACAG ATGGTGCGCAACATCAACGAACGCAAACAGGCGGCAAGCAGCCTAGCTTCGGGCGAAAGCTACACCAGCAGCAAGGACGAAAACAGCCAGGACACCAACCGGCCCCATTCGCCGCAAAGTGCGTCGACAACCACCACGACCAACACAATCGCGTCAACCACGACCACGACGGGCGAAACGTACAACTGCGTGTACTGTAAGCACACCTTCAAGTCGCAGTACTGCTACCAGAAGCACGCCAAGCGTCATCTGATTCCGCTATCGCTTGAAGTCGGTGGTGGCGTCCAGCCAGATCCGGAAGTCGATTCCGAAGGGCATGGTGAAAAACAACCAACGAGtttgtcgtcgtcatcgtcggtgGTGCGGCACGCGAAATCACACCACGCAGCAAAACGTGAGGTCAAACCGCTGGACATGAACGTGCAGTACTATCCGTGCAAGACGTGCGGCAGCAAGTTCCCCAGCTACTACTTTGTGCACAAGCACCGGAAGATGTGCCACGCGGACGAGGAGGTGCTTTAA